A genomic region of Fusarium falciforme chromosome 4, complete sequence contains the following coding sequences:
- a CDS encoding Pre-mRNA-splicing ATP-dependent RNA helicase PRP28, with product MPLDIEEILRKKKAADAAAAKPRFIPKAQRERLAAEKAKKEEEDKKRKAAEDAQRRREDEQKWAARPNGSSSTPGESTNGSSSRVPTGPKAMNQENGRGRGREGKKGDKANGDKRSAEDIEASLLRSRYLGPEVNQQSNFSAKKKRMRTTERKFNFEWDADEDTSRDNDPLYTRQSANHNGSFAGVGGEFDEEAEERARKRARMIEQRDPENGKERAKGFMEDFFRARDKARQRADRTGLGKRWSEKSLDEMRERDWRIFKEDFGIATKGGMIPNPMRNWRESNLPPRLLSIVDQVGYKEPTPIQRAAIPIALQARDLIGVAVTGSGKTAAFLLPLLVYISDLPPLEDHNKNDGPYALILAPTRELVQQIETEAKKFADPLGFRCVSIVGGHSLEEQAYALRNGAEIIVATPGRLVDCIERRLLVLGQCCYVIMDEADRMIDLGFEESVNKILDALPVSNEKPDTDDAENAQLMKRYLGGNDRYRQTMMYTATMPPLVEKIAKKYLRRPAVVTIGNAGEAVDTVEQRVEFVSGEDRRKKRLQEILSSEAFAPPIIVFVNIKRNCDAVARDIKAMGWSAVTLHGSKTQEQREAALASVRAGHTQVLVATDLAGRGIDVPDVSLVVNFNMATNIESYTHRIGRTGRAGKSGVAITFLGNEDADTMYDLKQILSKSSISKVPEELRRHEAAQSRPVRGGGGAARREKEEAPGKGGWQ from the coding sequence ATGCCTCTCGATATCGAAGAGATCCTACGAAAGAAAAAGGCAGCAgacgctgccgccgccaagcCTAGGTTCATCCCTAAGGCCCAACGAGAGCGACTGGCAGCTGAAAAGGCCaaaaaggaagaggaagacaagaagcgcaaggccgCAGAGGATGCCCAACGACGACGCGAGGATGAACAGAAATGGGCTGCCCGACCAAACGGCTCATCATCGACGCCTGGCGAATCGACGAATGGCTCCTCTTCACGGGTGCCCACGGGGCCCAAGGCCATGAACCAGGAGAATGGTCGTGGAAGAGGGCGTGAAGGGAAAAAGGGAGACAAAGCGAACGGGGATAAGCGCTCAGCAGAGGACATCGAGGCGTCTCTTTTACGATCACGATATCTCGGCCCCGAAGTAAATCAACAGTCCAACTTTtcggcaaagaagaagcgaATGCGCACGACGGAGAGAAAGTTCAACTTTGAATGGGACGCCGATGAAGATACATCACGCGACAACGATCCCTTATACACGCGGCAGAGCGCCAACCACAATGGATCCTTTGCTGGCGTCGGCGGCGagtttgacgaggaggccgaggagcgaGCTCGCAAGCGCGCGAGGATGATCGAGCAGAGAGACCCGGAGAACGGAAAGGAGCGAGCGAAGGGATTCATGGAGGACTTCTTCCGAGCTCGCGACAAGGCCCGGCAACGCGCGGATCGTACAGGTCTGGGCAAGCGGTGGTCAGAGAAGTCGCTGGATGAGATGCGCGAGCGCGACTGGCGCATCTTCAAGGAGGACTTTGGTATTGCGACAAAGGGCGGCATGATCCCTAACCCCATGCGCAACTGGCGCGAGTCGAATCTGCCACCTCGACTGCTCAGCATCGTCGACCAGGTCGGCTATAAGGAGCCTACACCCATTCAGAGAGCTGCCATCCCCATCGCTCTCCAGGCTCGCGACCTCATCGGTGTCGCCGTTACCGGTTCCGGAAAGACGGCGGCCTTCCTTCTGCCGCTGCTGGTGTACATCTCCGACCTACCACCCCTGGAGGATCATAATAAGAACGATGGCCCGTAcgccctcatcctcgcccCGACTCGAGAACTGGTGCAGCAGATTGAGACCGAAGCCAAGAAGTTTGCTGACCCCCTCGGCTTCCGCTGCGTGAGCATTGTTGGTGGTCACTCCCTCGAAGAACAAGCATACGCCCTTCGCAACGGTGCCGAGATCATCGTCGCCACACCCGGTCGTCTGGTGGACTGCATTGAGCGCCGACTCCTGGTGCTCGGCCAGTGCTGCTATGTCATCATGGATGAGGCCGACCGCATGATCGATCTAGGCTTTGAGGAGTCAGTCAATAAGATCCTCGACGCCCTGCCCGTCTCGAACGAGAAGCCCGACACGGACGATGCAGAGAATGCGCAGCTAATGAAGCGCTACCTCGGCGGCAACGACCGCTACCGCCAGACCATGATGTACACGGCCACCATGCCTCCGCTCGTCGAGAAGATTGCAAAGAAGTACCTCCGCCGCCCGGCTGTCGTTACCATCGGCAACGCCGGTGAGGCTGTTGACACGGTTGAGCAGCGCGTCGAGTTCGTCTCGGGCGAGGACCGCCGTAAGAAGCGTCTACAGGAGATCCTCTCCTCCGAGGCCTTTGCACCCCCCATCATCGTCTTTGTCAACATCAAGCGCAACTGCGATGCTGTCGCGCGAgacatcaaggccatgggGTGGTCTGCCGTCACACTACACGGTTCAAAGACCCAGGAGCAGCGAGAGGCCGCCCTGGCTTCGGTGCGTGCCGGACACACACAAGTGCTGGTCGCCACCGATCTTGCTGGTCGTGGTATCGATGTTCCCGACGTTTCTCTCGTCGTCAACTTCAACATGGCCACCAACATCGAGAGTTACACCCATCGTATCGGTCGTACCGGTCGTGCCGGCAAGAGTGGTGTTGCAATCACCTTCCTGGGCAACGAGGATGCGGATACCATGTACGATCTGAAGCAGATCCTCAGCAAGAGCTCTATTTCAAAGGTGCCAGAAGAGCTGAGGAGACACGAGGCTGCGCAGTCGAGACCGGTACGCGGTGGAGGTGGTGCAgcaaggagagaaaaggaggaAGCGCCTGGGAAAGGAGGGTGGCAGTAA
- a CDS encoding Valine--tRNA ligase yields MATNSGRGNPIGASEGLEDATNTPPAVPAEEKKSITESATPVHASGADAGAEGGAKVKTAKELEKERKKAEKQAKFEAKKAKAAASAPKPAKEKKPKEKKVEEEPLPEYVEDTPEGEKKRIRSFEDPHFKAYNPIAVESAWYSWWEKEGFFKPEFKPDGKVKDEGSFVIVHPPPNVTGALHMGHALGDSLQDLMVRWNRMQGKTTLWLPGCDHAGISTQSVVENMLWRKEGKTRHDLGRAKFVDTVWQWKDEYHKRINKALTSLGGSFDWSREAFTMDANLSAAVTETWVQLHEEGTIYRANRLVNWCTKLNTALSNLEVANKELTGRTLLDVPGYDKKVEFGVIVHFKYPIEGSDELVEVATTRIETMLGDTGIAVHPKDDRYKHLIGKTAIHPFIEGRKLPIIADEYVDMEFGTGAVKLTPAHDPNDFTLGQKHNLEFINILTDDGLMNENAGPYKGQKRFDVRYTIQDDLKAKGLYVDKKDNAMKVPLCEKSKDVIEPLMKPQWWVRMKELAEPALAAVRDGRIKIRPESAEKSYYRWLEDINDWCISRQLWWGHQCPVYFAKIEGGAGDIPEEKLWFAGRTEQEAEEKAKAALPGKTFTLQRDEDVLDTWFSSGLWPFSTLGWPNKTHDLETLYPTSVLETGWDILFFWIARMIMLGLKMTGDIPFKEVYCHSLVRDSEGRKMSKSLGNVVDPLDVIAGVKLDYLHEKLLQGNLHPSEVAKATKYQKTAFPDGIPQCGADALRFTMINATTGGGDINLDVKIIHGYRKFCNKIFQATKYVLGSLPQDFTPSKSGIARGKTLAERWILHKMNTAAKDINRALEDREFSKSTLIIYRYWYNELCDVYIENSKSIIRDGTEEERNSAIQTLYTALEAALTMIHPFMPFITEEMWQRMPRRPEDETKSIMVAKYPTYTEELDDPESERAYELVLGCVKATRSLMAEYALKDDVEVIIQAYNDTSLATVKEQVASIKTLSGKGIKGVEILSPDATRPAGCVAYPVSTEAAVFLHVKGRVDIDAEIAKAQKKLDKARSSIQKQEKILNDPGYLEKASDAIRETDQKRLADAKQELTSFEETIKQFEQLKLE; encoded by the exons ATGGCGACAAACAGCGGCCGAGGAAACCCCA TCGGCGCCAGCGAGGGCCTTGAAGACGCTACCAATACCCCTCCAGCCGTCcccgccgaggagaagaagagcatcaCCGAGTCTGCTACCCCCGTTCATGCCTCCGGTGCTGATGCCGGTGCCGAGGGCGGTGCCAAGGTGAAGACTGCCAAGGAGT TGGAGAAGGAgcgcaagaaggccgagaagcaggccaagttcgaggccaagaaggcaaagGCCGCCGCGAGCGCCCCCAAgccagccaaggagaagaagcccaaggagaagaaggtcgaggaggagcccCTCCCCGAATACGTCGAGGACACCCCCGAGGGTGAGAAGAAGCGAATCCGATCGTTCGAGGACCCCCATTTCAAGGCATACAACCCCATCGCCGTCGAGTCGGCATGGTACAGCTggtgggagaaggagggcttCTTCAAGCCCGAGTTCAAGCCTgatggcaaggtcaaggacgaGGGCAGCTTCGTCATTGTCCACCCTCCCCCCAACGTCACTGGTGCCCTGCACATGGGTCACGCCCTTGGTGACTCTCTTCAGGATCTCATGGTTCGATGGAACCGAATGCAGGGCAAGACCACTCTCTGGCTGCCTGGCTGCGATCACGCTGGTATCTCGACACAGAGCGTCGTCGAGAACATGCTCTGGAGAAAGGAGGGCAAGACCCGACACGACCTTGGCCGAGCCAAGTTTGTCGACACCGTCTGGCAGTGGAAGGATGAGTACCACAAGCGCATCAACAAGGCCCTGACCAGCCTGGGAGGTTCTTTCGACTGGAGCCGAGAGGCTTTCACCATGGACGCTAACCTGTCCGCGGCCGTTACCGAGACTTGGGTCCAGCTTCACGAGGAGGGCACCATTTACCGTGCTAACCGACTTGTCAACTGGTGCACAAAGCTCAACACTGCCCTGTCTAACCTCGAGGTCGCCAACAAGGAGCTGACTGGCCGAACACTCCTCGATGTCCCTGGCTACGACAAGAAGGTCGAATTTGGTGTCATTGTTCACTTCAAGTACCCCATTGAGGGATCCGACgagctcgtcgaggtcgcCACTACCCGTATCGAGACCATGCTGGGTGACACTGGTATCGCCGTCCACCCCAAGGACGACAGGTACAAGCACCTCATCGGCAAGACTGCCATTCACCCCTTTATCGAGGGCCGCAAGCTCCCTATTATTGCCGACGAGTATGTCGACATGGAGTTCGGAACTGGTGCCGTCAAGCTTACCCCTGCTCACGACCCCAACGATTTCACCCTCGGCCAGAAGCACAACCTCGAGTTTATCAACATCTTGACTGATGATGGTCTCATGAACGAGAACGCCGGCCCCTACAAGGGCCAGAAGCGATTCGACGTCCGTTACACCATTCAGGATGACCTGAAGGCCAAGGGTCTGTACgtcgacaagaaggacaacgCCATGAAGGTCCCTCTGTGCGAAAAGTCCAAGGACGTCATTGAGCCTCTCATGAAGCCTCAGTGGTGGGTTCGCATGAAGGAGTTGGCCGAGCCTGCTCTTGCTGCTGTCCGAGACGGCCGCATCAAGATCCGCCCCGAGTCTGCTGAGAAGAGCTACTACCGATGGCTCGAGGACATCAATGACTGGTGTATCAGCCGACAGCTCTGGTGGGGTCATCAGTGCCCTGTCTACTTTGCCAAGATCGAGGGAGGCGCTGGAGATATtcccgaggagaagctctggTTTGCTGGCCGGACTGAgcaggaggccgaggagaaggccaaggctgccctGCCCGGCAAGACGTTTACTCTTCAGCGTGATGAGGATGTTCTTGACA CATGGTTCTCTTCTGGCCTCTGGCCCTTCAGCACCCTGGGCTGGCCCAACAAGACCCATGACCTCGAGACCCTGTACCCCACATCCGTCCTGGAGACTGGTTGGGAtattctcttcttctggatTGCCAGAATGATCATGCTCGGACTCAAGATGACGGGCGATATCCCCTTCAAGGAGGTCTACTGCCACAGTCTGGTCCGAGATTCCGAGGGTAGGAAGATGAGCAAGAGTTTGGGTAACGTCGTTGACCCCCTGGACGTCATTGCCGGTGTCAAGCTGGACTATCTCCACGAGAAGCTCCTGCAGGGCAACCTGCACCCCAGCGAGGTCGCCAAGGCCACCAAGTACCAGAAGACTGCCTTCCCTGATGGTATCCCCCAGTGTGGTGCCGATGCTCTGCGCTTCACCATGATCAATGCCACCACTGGTGGTGGAGATATCAACCTGGACGTCAAGATCATCCACGGATACCGAAAGTTCTGTAACAAGATCTTCCAGGCGACCAAGTACGTCCTTGGAAGTCTTCCTCAGGACTTCACTCCCTCCAAGTCGGGCATTGCCCGCGGCAAGACTCTGGCCGAGCGATGGATCCTCCACAAGATGAACACTGCTGCCAAGGATATCAACCGCGCTCTTGAGGACCGCGAGTTCTCCAAGTCGACGCTCATCATCTACCGCTACTGGTACAACGAGCTTTGCGATGTTTACATCGAAAACTCCAAGTCCATCATCCGAGATGgcaccgaggaggagcgcaACTCGGCCATCCAGACCCTGTACACGGCTCTCGAGGCCGCCCTGACCATGATCCACCCCTTCATGCCCTTCATTACTGAGGAGATGTGGCAGCGAATGCCCCGGAGACCCGAGGACGAGACCAAGTCTATCATGGTTGCCAAGTACCCCACCTACACTGAGGAGCTTGACGACCCCGAGTCTGAGCGTGCTTACGAGCTTGTTCTGGGCTGCGTCAAGGCCACTCGATCATTGATGGCCGAGTACGCCCTCAAGGATGACGTCGAGG TCATCATCCAGGCCTACAACGACACCTCCCTGGCTACTGTCAAGGAGCAGGTCGCCTCCATCAAGACCCTCAGTGGCAAGGGTATCAAGGGCGTCGAGATCCTGTCGCCCGATGCCACTCGGCCGGCCGGCTGCGTCGCCTACCCCGTGTCCACGGAGGCGGCTGTCTTCCTGCACGTCAAGGGCCGCGTCGACATCGACGCCGAGATCGCCAAGGcgcagaagaagctggacAAGGCCCGAAGCAGCATCcagaagcaggagaagatCCTCAACGACCCTGGATACCTCGAGAAGGCCTCGGACGCCATCCGCGAGACGGACCAGAAGAGGTTGGCCGACGCCAAGCAGGAGCTCACCAGCTTCGAGGAGACCATCAAGCAGTTTGAGCAGCTGAAGCTCGAGTAG